In Pyramidobacter piscolens W5455, a genomic segment contains:
- a CDS encoding thiamine diphosphokinase: MNENVCWVAGAGEFYAPAFAPLPGDYVIAADGGYEALRRLGAPIDMALGDFDSLGYVPEHRNVVRCNPVKDDTDMTLAVKEGLGRGYKRFALLGGLGGRLAHTLANLQTLMYLSRRGARGFLIGKNEIATALTDGELRFSAAHRGYLSLFCLSEPACGVTLRGLKYELTDAALESSVALGVSNEFTGRESSVAVARGTLVVLWQDGRLEEALRT; this comes from the coding sequence ATGAATGAGAACGTCTGCTGGGTCGCGGGGGCCGGCGAGTTTTACGCCCCCGCTTTCGCGCCCCTGCCCGGCGATTACGTGATCGCCGCCGACGGCGGCTATGAAGCGCTGCGCCGCCTCGGCGCGCCGATCGACATGGCGCTGGGCGATTTCGACTCGCTGGGCTATGTGCCCGAACACCGCAACGTCGTGCGCTGCAATCCCGTCAAGGACGACACCGACATGACGCTCGCCGTCAAGGAAGGCCTGGGACGCGGCTACAAGCGCTTCGCGCTGCTGGGCGGCCTCGGCGGACGATTGGCGCATACGCTCGCCAACTTGCAGACGCTGATGTATCTCTCGCGTCGCGGCGCGCGCGGTTTTCTGATCGGAAAAAACGAGATCGCCACGGCGCTGACCGACGGCGAGCTGCGCTTCAGCGCCGCGCACCGCGGTTACCTCTCGCTGTTCTGCCTGAGCGAACCGGCCTGCGGCGTCACGCTGCGGGGCCTCAAATACGAACTGACGGACGCCGCGCTGGAAAGTTCCGTCGCTCTCGGCGTCAGCAACGAATTCACCGGCCGGGAAAGCTCCGTCGCCGTCGCCCGCGGCACGCTCGTCGTCCTGTGGCAGGACGGCCGCCTGGAAGAAGCGCTGCGCACTTGA
- the thiE gene encoding thiamine phosphate synthase, translating into MNCPRESLRLYAVTDRHWLGAKTLAQAVEEALRGGATMVQLREKNLDHDRFLAEALAIKSVAKRYGAPLIINDRVEIALACDADGVHLGQDDADPRAARLRLGPRKIIGVSAHSAAEAVAAERDGADYLGSGALFPTDTKDNAAALPLGELKRIAAAVSIPVVGIGGVTADNMPQLKGTGLCGAAVVSALFAAPDVEASARRLRRLADEIFGA; encoded by the coding sequence ATGAACTGCCCAAGAGAATCGCTGCGCCTCTACGCCGTCACCGACCGCCACTGGCTGGGCGCAAAGACGCTGGCCCAGGCCGTGGAAGAAGCGCTGCGCGGCGGCGCCACGATGGTGCAGCTGCGCGAGAAAAACCTGGACCACGACCGTTTCCTGGCCGAAGCCCTGGCGATCAAATCCGTCGCGAAAAGGTACGGCGCGCCGCTGATCATCAACGACCGCGTCGAGATCGCCCTGGCCTGCGACGCCGACGGCGTCCATCTCGGACAGGACGACGCGGATCCGCGCGCGGCACGCCTGCGACTTGGCCCGCGCAAAATCATCGGCGTCTCGGCCCACAGCGCGGCGGAAGCCGTCGCCGCCGAACGGGACGGCGCCGATTACCTCGGCTCGGGGGCGTTGTTTCCGACCGACACCAAGGACAACGCCGCCGCGCTGCCGCTGGGCGAGCTGAAACGCATCGCCGCCGCCGTCTCCATTCCCGTCGTGGGCATCGGCGGCGTCACGGCGGACAACATGCCGCAGCTGAAAGGCACGGGGCTGTGCGGCGCGGCCGTCGTCTCGGCGCTCTTCGCCGCGCCCGACGTCGAAGCGTCGGCGCGCCGCCTGCGCCGACTCGCCGACGAAATTTTCGGCGCCTGA
- the thiD gene encoding bifunctional hydroxymethylpyrimidine kinase/phosphomethylpyrimidine kinase, protein MVYKVLTIAGSDCSGGAGVQADLKTMIAHKVYGMSAITALTAQNTTGVFGVLEASPEFVAQQIDCVFDDIRPDAVKIGMVSSAAIISAIAARLKKFDARNIVVDPVMVATSGSRLLDEDATAALRGELLPLGTVITPNIPEAEALCGFAIVDHGDMERAARRLASGLGGAVLIKGGHLTDCADDLLLSEGRLVWLNSPRLDNPNTHGTGCTLSSAIACNLAMGRSVEESVRRAKAYVTGALRAGLNLGRGSGPLDHGWAIREAD, encoded by the coding sequence ATGGTATACAAAGTTCTCACGATCGCCGGTTCCGACTGTTCCGGCGGCGCCGGCGTCCAGGCCGACCTCAAGACCATGATCGCCCACAAAGTGTACGGCATGAGCGCGATCACGGCGCTGACCGCCCAGAACACCACGGGCGTCTTCGGCGTGCTCGAAGCTTCGCCGGAATTCGTGGCGCAGCAGATCGACTGCGTTTTCGACGACATCCGCCCCGACGCCGTGAAAATCGGCATGGTGTCCAGCGCCGCCATCATCTCGGCCATCGCCGCCCGGCTGAAGAAGTTCGACGCGCGCAACATCGTCGTCGATCCCGTTATGGTCGCCACCAGCGGCTCGCGCCTGCTCGACGAAGACGCGACCGCCGCGCTGCGGGGCGAGCTGCTGCCATTGGGAACGGTGATCACGCCCAACATTCCCGAGGCGGAAGCGCTCTGCGGCTTCGCCATCGTCGATCACGGCGACATGGAACGGGCGGCGCGGCGCCTCGCCTCCGGCTTGGGCGGCGCCGTGCTGATCAAGGGCGGCCATCTGACCGACTGCGCCGACGACCTGCTCCTCAGCGAAGGACGCCTCGTCTGGCTGAATTCGCCGCGCCTGGACAATCCCAACACGCACGGCACGGGCTGCACGCTCTCGTCGGCCATCGCCTGTAATCTCGCCATGGGCCGCAGCGTCGAAGAAAGCGTGCGCCGCGCCAAAGCTTACGTCACCGGCGCGCTGCGGGCCGGGCTGAATCTCGGCCGCGGTTCGGGACCGCTCGACCACGGCTGGGCCATCAGAGAAGCGGACTGA
- a CDS encoding amidohydrolase: MSLWIRNAAIATMDRENPAAEAAVVVGDFFAYAGSDRGAEAYLKEHPQKDLEVLDCRGAFLMPGFNDSHMHFLHYAKSKLGSVDLRGTKSVGEIAARMKKGLEKYDPASGLWLLGEGWNHDYFTDEKRYPTAADLDAVTADYPLLVMRACFHIGVLNSKAMELVGLDKAAAEKMDDFAGKNPDGTPNGVVKEHVVDNIKANLPAPDLKTLLDMVLACQKDLFARGITSIQSDDFKYTPDGCAYEMMRLLRDASEDGRLKVRWGEQALLPTKAELDEFFDRKGCDDSYGNRSFKISTVKLLTDGSLGARTAYMRRPYADDPSTRGLPTYTQEGLDALVLKAHENNMPVAMHAIGDGAMEMALGAIERARKAMPYVHPRHGVVHCQITDRRQVERFRELDVIAFIQPIFIDYDMHIVFDRVGKELGSTSYAWKDYIESGVHAPFGTDAPVEDFNPMRGLYCAVTSRDLNGEGPFLPRQILSREQALYGYTAAGAWATRDENVKGKIKPGMYADFITVDRDLLKCPERDILAARVTATYIGGEKVF, from the coding sequence ATGTCGTTATGGATCCGCAATGCGGCGATCGCCACCATGGACCGCGAAAACCCGGCCGCCGAAGCGGCGGTCGTCGTCGGGGATTTCTTCGCGTACGCGGGCAGCGACCGGGGGGCGGAAGCGTATCTGAAAGAGCATCCGCAAAAAGATCTCGAAGTGCTGGACTGCCGCGGGGCGTTTTTGATGCCGGGCTTCAACGACAGCCACATGCATTTCCTCCATTACGCGAAATCCAAGCTGGGCTCGGTCGATCTGCGCGGCACGAAGTCCGTCGGCGAGATCGCCGCGCGCATGAAGAAGGGGCTGGAGAAGTACGACCCGGCCTCGGGACTGTGGCTGCTCGGCGAGGGCTGGAACCACGATTATTTCACCGACGAAAAGCGCTATCCCACGGCGGCCGATCTCGACGCGGTGACGGCGGACTATCCGCTGCTGGTCATGCGCGCGTGCTTCCACATCGGCGTGCTCAACTCCAAAGCCATGGAGCTGGTGGGGCTCGACAAGGCCGCGGCGGAAAAGATGGACGATTTCGCCGGCAAAAATCCCGACGGCACGCCCAATGGCGTCGTCAAGGAGCACGTCGTGGACAACATCAAGGCCAACCTGCCCGCGCCCGATTTGAAAACGCTGCTGGACATGGTGCTGGCCTGCCAGAAGGATCTGTTCGCCCGCGGCATCACCAGCATCCAGTCGGACGACTTCAAATACACGCCCGACGGCTGCGCCTACGAGATGATGCGCCTGCTGCGCGACGCTTCGGAAGACGGGCGGCTCAAGGTGCGCTGGGGCGAGCAGGCGCTGCTGCCCACCAAGGCCGAGCTCGACGAATTCTTCGACCGCAAGGGCTGCGACGACAGCTACGGCAACCGCAGCTTCAAGATCTCGACGGTCAAGCTGCTCACCGACGGCTCGCTCGGGGCGCGCACGGCCTACATGCGCCGGCCCTACGCCGACGATCCTTCGACGCGCGGCCTGCCGACCTACACGCAGGAGGGGCTGGACGCGCTGGTGCTGAAGGCGCACGAGAACAACATGCCCGTAGCCATGCACGCCATCGGCGACGGCGCCATGGAAATGGCGCTTGGCGCCATCGAGCGCGCCCGCAAGGCGATGCCCTACGTGCACCCGCGCCACGGCGTCGTCCACTGCCAGATTACCGACCGGCGCCAGGTGGAGCGCTTCAGGGAGCTCGACGTGATCGCCTTTATCCAGCCGATTTTCATCGATTACGACATGCACATCGTTTTCGACCGCGTCGGCAAAGAGCTGGGAAGCACGTCTTACGCCTGGAAGGATTACATCGAATCGGGCGTGCACGCGCCGTTCGGCACCGACGCGCCCGTGGAAGACTTCAATCCCATGCGCGGCCTGTACTGCGCCGTCACCAGCCGCGACCTGAACGGCGAGGGGCCGTTTTTGCCGCGGCAGATCCTCAGCCGCGAGCAGGCGCTCTACGGCTACACGGCGGCGGGAGCCTGGGCGACGCGCGACGAGAACGTGAAGGGCAAGATCAAACCCGGCATGTACGCCGACTTCATCACGGTGGACCGCGACCTGCTGAAATGCCCGGAACGCGACATCCTCGCCGCCAGGGTCACGGCGACCTATATCGGCGGCGAAAAAGTGTTTTAA
- a CDS encoding APC family permease, translated as MADNQNLVSQLSSEKTEFKREITLFGGVSILGGIMIGGGIFYLGSYVLQRAGFSLGLSLLCWFAGGVISLLGGLCFAELGAMIPKAGGVTVYLNTAYHPLVGFISGFNSWLLTGPASLAAGAVALTAMFGLGGVAAQIAASAILIAFTAYNCFGIKRGSVLQNVTMVAKLIPIFIIMGSAFFMGDVSPDLSFTPMDGAVPFSKVLNMVGFATLATLWAYEGWTNLNAVTEEIRDPKRNLPLSLIISISGIAVLYMLFNYAIYRVLPLAEMRAMIEAKKLYLGTEVALRLLGGAGGILVTVGMVVSMLGSINGMTIAFPRNYYAMAKEGHFFRSFARLHPTYKVPTAPILCQCVISIAYIWVRSLDQLTNLVVFGSMLINVLIIAAVLVLRKKLPDLERPYKVWGGAFTVCLTLLINFGMMVNTLINDPVTCVTGLSIPCIAACVYFYFGFRNKKEEQR; from the coding sequence ATGGCGGACAATCAGAATCTCGTTTCTCAGCTCAGTTCCGAAAAGACGGAATTCAAGCGCGAGATCACGCTGTTCGGCGGCGTCAGCATCCTCGGCGGCATCATGATCGGCGGCGGCATCTTCTATCTCGGCTCCTACGTTTTGCAGCGGGCCGGTTTCAGCCTCGGGCTGTCGCTGCTGTGCTGGTTCGCGGGCGGCGTCATCTCGCTGCTGGGCGGCCTGTGTTTCGCCGAGCTCGGCGCGATGATCCCCAAGGCCGGCGGCGTCACGGTGTACCTGAACACGGCGTATCATCCGCTGGTCGGCTTCATCAGCGGCTTCAACAGCTGGCTCCTGACGGGCCCCGCTTCGTTGGCCGCGGGCGCGGTGGCGCTGACGGCCATGTTCGGCCTCGGCGGCGTGGCGGCGCAGATCGCCGCTTCCGCCATCCTGATCGCCTTCACCGCCTACAACTGCTTCGGCATCAAGCGCGGTTCCGTGCTGCAGAACGTCACGATGGTCGCCAAGCTGATCCCCATCTTCATCATCATGGGCTCGGCGTTTTTCATGGGCGACGTTTCGCCCGACCTTTCCTTCACGCCCATGGACGGGGCGGTCCCCTTCTCCAAGGTGCTGAACATGGTCGGCTTCGCCACGCTGGCGACGCTGTGGGCCTACGAGGGCTGGACGAACCTCAACGCCGTCACCGAGGAGATCAGGGACCCGAAGCGCAACCTGCCGCTGTCGCTGATCATTTCCATCTCCGGCATCGCCGTGCTCTACATGCTGTTCAACTACGCGATTTACCGCGTGCTGCCTCTGGCCGAGATGCGCGCCATGATCGAGGCGAAAAAGCTCTATCTGGGCACCGAAGTCGCCCTGCGCCTGCTGGGCGGCGCGGGCGGCATCCTCGTCACCGTGGGCATGGTCGTCTCCATGCTCGGCTCCATCAACGGCATGACTATCGCCTTCCCGCGCAACTACTACGCCATGGCCAAGGAAGGGCATTTCTTCCGCTCGTTCGCCAGGCTGCATCCCACCTACAAGGTCCCCACGGCGCCGATCCTCTGCCAGTGCGTCATCTCCATCGCCTACATCTGGGTGCGCAGCCTCGACCAGCTCACCAACCTGGTGGTTTTCGGCTCGATGCTCATCAACGTGCTGATCATCGCCGCCGTGCTGGTGTTGCGCAAAAAACTGCCCGATCTGGAACGCCCCTACAAGGTGTGGGGCGGCGCGTTCACCGTCTGCCTGACGCTGCTGATCAACTTCGGCATGATGGTCAACACGCTGATCAACGACCCCGTCACCTGCGTCACCGGGCTCTCCATTCCCTGCATCGCGGCCTGCGTCTATTTCTACTTCGGCTTCAGAAACAAAAAGGAAGAACAGCGGTAG
- a CDS encoding amidohydrolase, producing the protein MRKFALVNGKIYVERGRFAQALYAEDGVIRLVGRNDEIRSAAGRGAEVFDCEGRTVIPGLNDSHMHLLGVGMEMSQLRLNGARSVGEIVARGQRFLAGHPELCRHSVAGIGWNQDLFDEGEKRLPDRHDLDRISTDVPVIVERVCRHIAAVNTKAIEMLGLGRNSPQYENGEFELEADGFPSGVFKEQAVARANRLIPPKSAAEYEDMFVKAADYAVAHGLTSVQSNDAGFVPVPAGALMEIVDRAHAGGRTALRYRHQMTFRGVGEFQEFLRGGAREKYHAPAAHVEIGPLKLFKDGSLGGRSAKMSRDYRDDPGNRGVETLSNEEMDLFCRAARDAGVQIITHAIGDRAIADTVACYERIMPIGENPLRHIVNHCQITDRPLLERIAADGLCVAYQPIFLDYDMHIADSRCGAELASTSYAFGTAAALGIPVGYGTDAPVEDCNPFPCIGAAVTRTDRLGRPEGGWFPREKVDVETAIDAYTTGSAYLEFHERDKGRLKPGFVADLAVLDRDIFDCPIAQIREILPVATVIGGEIVYRR; encoded by the coding sequence ATGAGAAAATTCGCTCTTGTCAACGGGAAAATCTACGTGGAACGCGGCCGCTTCGCGCAGGCGCTCTACGCCGAAGACGGCGTGATCCGCCTCGTCGGACGCAACGACGAGATCAGATCGGCCGCCGGGCGCGGCGCGGAGGTCTTCGACTGCGAAGGCCGCACGGTGATCCCCGGCCTCAACGACAGCCACATGCACCTGCTCGGCGTCGGCATGGAGATGTCGCAGCTGCGGCTGAACGGCGCGCGCTCCGTCGGCGAGATCGTCGCGCGCGGACAACGCTTCCTCGCCGGGCATCCCGAGCTGTGCCGCCACAGCGTCGCCGGCATCGGCTGGAACCAGGACCTTTTCGACGAAGGCGAAAAGCGCCTGCCCGACCGGCACGACCTCGACCGAATCTCCACCGACGTCCCCGTGATCGTCGAGCGCGTCTGTCGTCACATCGCCGCCGTCAACACCAAGGCCATCGAGATGCTCGGCCTGGGCAGAAATTCACCGCAGTACGAAAACGGCGAGTTCGAACTGGAAGCGGACGGTTTCCCCAGCGGCGTCTTCAAGGAACAGGCCGTCGCCCGCGCGAACCGGCTGATCCCGCCCAAGTCGGCGGCGGAATACGAAGACATGTTCGTCAAAGCCGCCGATTACGCCGTCGCCCATGGCCTCACCAGCGTGCAGTCGAACGACGCCGGCTTCGTTCCCGTTCCCGCCGGCGCGCTGATGGAGATCGTCGATCGCGCCCACGCCGGCGGCCGCACGGCGCTGCGCTACCGCCACCAAATGACCTTCCGCGGCGTCGGCGAATTTCAGGAATTTCTGCGCGGCGGCGCGCGCGAAAAATATCACGCCCCCGCCGCCCATGTCGAGATCGGCCCGCTCAAACTCTTCAAGGACGGCTCGCTGGGCGGCCGCAGCGCCAAAATGAGCCGCGACTACCGCGACGATCCCGGCAACCGCGGCGTGGAAACGCTTTCCAACGAAGAGATGGATCTTTTCTGCCGCGCCGCCCGCGACGCCGGCGTGCAGATCATCACCCACGCCATTGGCGACCGGGCCATCGCCGACACGGTCGCCTGTTACGAGCGCATCATGCCCATCGGAGAAAACCCGCTGCGCCACATCGTCAACCACTGCCAGATCACCGACCGACCGCTGCTCGAACGCATCGCCGCAGACGGTCTCTGCGTCGCCTACCAGCCGATCTTCCTCGATTACGACATGCACATCGCCGACTCCCGCTGCGGCGCGGAACTGGCAAGCACGTCCTACGCCTTCGGCACGGCCGCCGCGCTCGGCATACCCGTCGGCTACGGCACCGACGCGCCGGTCGAAGACTGCAACCCGTTCCCCTGCATCGGCGCCGCCGTCACGCGCACGGACCGCCTCGGCCGGCCCGAGGGCGGCTGGTTCCCGCGGGAGAAAGTCGACGTCGAAACGGCGATCGACGCCTACACGACCGGCAGCGCTTATCTCGAGTTCCACGAGCGCGACAAGGGGCGCCTCAAGCCCGGCTTCGTCGCCGACCTGGCCGTGCTCGACCGCGACATTTTCGACTGCCCGATCGCGCAGATCCGCGAGATCCTGCCCGTGGCGACCGTGATCGGCGGCGAGATCGTCTACCGGCGCTAA
- a CDS encoding sulfite exporter TauE/SafE family protein gives MNVLTLTLLMSSAAAGGIINTVCGFGLGAVAMSIWPYLMPYMQSVSVVTLCGLTIDLLLLSNTYRFISWKKLTPCLICGMLFSSLSVYLSVGAAEKALVRSLGVILIALGIYSVFFSGRIRIKASPFNGCIAGALAGAFSGLFSVGGPPVAIYLLAGTDSNSEYRATLNAYFCFINVSTTWARWRNGIITAQVLQVWLLLAGAVGLSIFVGNKVFYKLNGAKLRKIVYAYLIFSGALLLFR, from the coding sequence ATGAATGTCCTCACCCTCACGCTCCTGATGAGCTCCGCAGCCGCCGGCGGGATCATCAACACCGTCTGCGGCTTCGGGCTCGGCGCCGTGGCCATGTCGATCTGGCCTTACCTGATGCCCTACATGCAGTCTGTATCGGTGGTCACTCTCTGCGGGCTGACGATCGATCTGCTGCTGCTGTCCAACACGTACCGCTTCATCAGCTGGAAAAAGCTGACGCCGTGCCTGATCTGCGGGATGCTCTTTTCCAGCCTGTCGGTTTATCTTTCCGTCGGCGCCGCCGAAAAGGCGCTCGTGCGCTCGCTGGGCGTCATCCTCATCGCTCTGGGGATCTATTCGGTGTTCTTCAGCGGACGGATCCGCATCAAGGCGTCGCCGTTCAACGGCTGCATCGCCGGCGCGCTGGCCGGCGCTTTTTCGGGGCTCTTCTCCGTCGGCGGGCCGCCGGTGGCCATATACCTCCTCGCGGGGACCGACTCCAACAGCGAATACCGCGCCACGCTGAACGCGTACTTCTGCTTCATCAACGTCAGCACCACCTGGGCGCGCTGGCGCAACGGCATCATCACGGCGCAGGTGCTGCAGGTCTGGCTGCTGCTGGCCGGCGCCGTCGGCCTGAGCATTTTCGTCGGCAACAAAGTCTTCTATAAACTCAACGGGGCGAAGTTGCGCAAAATAGTTTACGCTTACCTGATTTTCTCCGGCGCGCTGCTGCTCTTCCGCTGA
- a CDS encoding sulfite exporter TauE/SafE family protein: protein MPPLTFTAAFSVSLVGAVIQAVCGFGYGPVNMSLLPYLFPYAQAVALSGLCGSTTSVLVLASSFRHIRWKTLLPCVVTAMIFAPLSVRLSVGAADKIMVHSLGAMLIALGIYSIFFSDRIRIKPTLFNGAAAGTLAGVLSGLFAVGGPPIALYMLAATDTNDAYRATLSAQFCITACVTTFARWRSGAFTAATIHVYVLMLASLLIGAWIGGKIFHRLDPKRLRLIVYGYLIVSGILMLFK from the coding sequence ATGCCGCCTCTTACTTTCACCGCAGCCTTCTCGGTCAGCCTGGTCGGCGCGGTCATTCAGGCTGTCTGCGGTTTCGGTTATGGCCCGGTGAACATGTCGCTGCTGCCCTACCTCTTTCCCTACGCGCAGGCGGTCGCCCTCTCCGGCCTGTGTGGGTCGACGACCTCCGTTCTCGTGCTCGCTTCCAGTTTCAGACACATCCGCTGGAAGACTCTGCTGCCCTGCGTCGTCACGGCGATGATTTTCGCGCCGCTGTCGGTGCGGCTGTCCGTCGGCGCCGCCGACAAAATCATGGTCCACAGTCTCGGCGCGATGCTGATCGCGCTGGGGATCTATTCGATTTTTTTCAGCGACCGCATCCGCATCAAGCCGACATTGTTCAACGGCGCCGCCGCCGGCACGCTCGCCGGCGTCCTCTCCGGGCTTTTCGCCGTCGGCGGGCCGCCCATCGCCCTCTACATGCTGGCCGCCACCGACACCAACGATGCCTACCGCGCCACGCTGAGCGCCCAGTTCTGCATCACCGCCTGCGTCACCACGTTCGCGCGCTGGCGCAGCGGCGCCTTTACCGCCGCGACGATCCACGTCTACGTCCTCATGCTCGCCTCGCTGCTGATCGGCGCCTGGATCGGCGGCAAAATTTTCCATCGTCTCGATCCCAAGCGTTTGCGGCTGATCGTTTACGGCTATCTGATCGTTTCGGGGATCCTGATGCTTTTCAAGTGA
- a CDS encoding M20 metallopeptidase family protein translates to MKTILDEAKELSSQIVAWRRELHQFPELGLETPQTEAYICKALDSLGVPYRKGVGGHGVVALIEGRPGKCFTWRADCDGLPVVEQTPVDYASKNGCMHACGHDAHTAMALGAASLLMKRKDELNGTVKILFQPGEETGNGANAMIADGCLENPHTDFIVGLHAGSIAPHDWPAGTFGYYPGAFMSFLDSWQCTIAGKGGHGAFPSLAVDPVLIAARVIDAWQSLVSREQSATKPMVLSVCKVRTPGAAFNIIPETCVLSGTARALSEEERCRIKERMRKMAELIAEASGAKAELVWTRGAANLVNDPEATAEVVAIGRELFGDEAFLRVPLPTTGGEDFAGYLLKGPGTFLLMYTPSSHGPTPQHSPRFEIDDGILWRGTAMAAGSAIMWLARHGR, encoded by the coding sequence ATGAAAACGATCCTCGACGAAGCGAAAGAGCTCAGTTCCCAGATCGTCGCCTGGCGGCGCGAGCTGCACCAGTTCCCCGAGCTGGGGCTGGAAACGCCCCAGACCGAAGCCTACATCTGCAAGGCGCTCGACTCGCTCGGCGTACCGTACCGCAAGGGCGTGGGCGGCCACGGCGTCGTCGCCCTGATCGAAGGCCGCCCCGGCAAGTGCTTCACCTGGCGCGCCGACTGCGACGGCCTGCCCGTCGTGGAGCAGACGCCGGTGGACTACGCCTCGAAAAACGGCTGCATGCACGCCTGCGGCCACGACGCGCACACCGCCATGGCGCTGGGCGCGGCATCTCTGCTGATGAAACGCAAAGACGAACTGAACGGCACGGTGAAGATCCTCTTTCAGCCCGGCGAGGAGACCGGCAACGGCGCCAACGCCATGATCGCCGACGGCTGCCTGGAAAATCCCCACACCGATTTCATCGTCGGCCTTCACGCCGGTTCGATCGCGCCGCACGACTGGCCGGCGGGCACGTTCGGCTATTACCCCGGCGCGTTTATGTCCTTCCTCGACAGCTGGCAGTGCACGATCGCCGGCAAGGGAGGACACGGCGCGTTCCCGTCGCTGGCCGTCGATCCCGTGCTGATCGCCGCCCGCGTCATCGACGCCTGGCAGAGCCTCGTCAGCCGCGAACAGAGCGCCACGAAGCCGATGGTCCTGTCGGTCTGCAAGGTGCGCACGCCCGGCGCGGCTTTCAACATCATCCCCGAGACCTGCGTGCTGAGCGGCACGGCACGCGCCCTTTCCGAGGAGGAACGCTGCCGCATCAAAGAGCGCATGAGGAAAATGGCGGAGCTGATCGCCGAAGCGTCGGGAGCGAAAGCCGAACTGGTCTGGACGCGCGGGGCCGCCAACCTCGTCAACGACCCCGAAGCCACCGCAGAAGTCGTCGCCATCGGGCGCGAGCTTTTCGGCGACGAAGCCTTCCTGCGCGTGCCGCTGCCCACCACGGGCGGCGAGGATTTTGCCGGCTATCTGCTCAAAGGTCCCGGCACCTTCCTGCTCATGTACACGCCCTCGTCCCACGGCCCCACGCCGCAGCACAGCCCGCGTTTCGAGATCGACGACGGCATCCTCTGGCGCGGAACCGCCATGGCCGCCGGCAGCGCGATCATGTGGCTGGCGCGCCACGGCCGCTGA
- a CDS encoding M20 metallopeptidase family protein, translated as MNSVVKDAEALQELIRGWRRELHAFPEVGLETPRTEEYLCRQLDAMGAEYRRGVGGHGVVAVVRGARPGKCLMFRCDCDGLPIREESGEAFSSRNENMHACGHDAHSAMGLGAVKLLLARRGELDGAVKVLFQPAEEIGAGARAMMAGGCLEDPAPAAAFAIHVSMGSGENKKAGSFHFIKGAALACMDKFEIDLTGKGSHGAIPELSRDPVVAAGRIVTGLQTIVSRNACPMCPSVVSVCQFEAGETANVIPETARLVGTARTLWPQTRDLIERRLGEIARLTAESMGVKADVKYTRGAPPLLNDERVIGAAQKTAAALFGDENALFVNEPMLAGDDFAFYTEHIPGAMAFLVVPPPDGPAYNMHNCHFRINDRWLWRGAALFAALALGRSAKEGE; from the coding sequence ATGAACTCTGTCGTAAAGGACGCCGAAGCGCTTCAGGAGCTGATCCGCGGCTGGCGGCGCGAGCTTCACGCCTTTCCCGAAGTGGGGCTGGAAACGCCGCGGACGGAAGAATACCTGTGCCGCCAGCTCGACGCCATGGGGGCCGAATACCGACGCGGCGTGGGCGGCCACGGCGTCGTCGCCGTGGTCAGGGGAGCGCGGCCGGGCAAATGCCTGATGTTCCGCTGCGACTGCGACGGCCTGCCGATCCGCGAAGAATCGGGCGAGGCGTTTTCGTCGCGCAACGAAAACATGCACGCCTGCGGGCACGACGCCCACAGCGCCATGGGGCTGGGCGCGGTCAAGCTGCTGCTGGCCCGCCGCGGCGAACTGGACGGCGCGGTCAAGGTGCTGTTCCAGCCCGCCGAGGAGATCGGCGCGGGCGCGCGGGCGATGATGGCCGGCGGCTGTCTCGAAGATCCCGCTCCCGCCGCGGCGTTCGCGATCCACGTGTCGATGGGGTCGGGCGAAAACAAAAAAGCCGGCTCCTTCCATTTCATCAAGGGCGCGGCGCTGGCCTGCATGGACAAGTTCGAGATCGACCTGACCGGCAAGGGCAGCCACGGCGCGATCCCGGAGCTGTCGCGCGATCCCGTCGTGGCGGCGGGACGGATCGTCACCGGACTGCAGACGATCGTCAGCCGCAACGCCTGCCCGATGTGCCCGTCGGTCGTTTCGGTGTGCCAGTTCGAGGCCGGCGAGACCGCCAACGTCATCCCCGAGACGGCCCGTCTGGTGGGCACGGCGCGCACGCTGTGGCCGCAGACGCGCGACCTGATCGAGCGGCGCCTGGGCGAGATCGCCCGCCTCACGGCGGAAAGCATGGGCGTGAAAGCCGACGTGAAGTACACGCGCGGCGCGCCGCCGCTGCTGAACGACGAACGGGTCATCGGCGCGGCGCAAAAGACGGCGGCGGCGCTGTTCGGCGACGAAAACGCGCTGTTCGTGAACGAGCCGATGCTGGCCGGCGACGATTTCGCCTTTTATACGGAACATATTCCCGGCGCCATGGCGTTCCTCGTCGTGCCGCCGCCCGACGGGCCCGCGTACAACATGCACAACTGCCATTTCCGCATCAACGACCGCTGGCTGTGGCGCGGCGCGGCGCTGTTCGCGGCGCTGGCGCTCGGCCGTTCCGCAAAAGAGGGCGAATGA